One genomic segment of Suttonella sp. R2A3 includes these proteins:
- a CDS encoding FAD-dependent oxidoreductase: protein MMSAYPHLLKPLDLGFTTLKNRVLMGSMHTGLEDRFWNYPKLAAYFAERARGGVGLIVTGGICPNRRGWLAPFAGTMNTPLDVFNHRKVTRAVHDEDGKICMQILHAGRYGYHPFTVAPSAIKSPISPFKPKALSEQGIEKQIRAFVRAAKLAKKAGYDGVEVMGSEGYLINQFLCTRTNKRSDRWGGSFENRMRLPVEIVKRVRAAVGDSFIIIYRLSMLDLVEEGHQWQEVVQLGKAIEQAGATLINTGIGWHEARVPTIVTSVPRGAFSEVTAKFREHVSIPVITTNRINMPQVAEDILASGAADMVSMARPFLADPYFVQKAANNDAEAINTCIACNQACLDHVFNNQRASCLVNPRAAYESELPMKQSQAPKRIAVVGAGVAGLSAAVTLAERGHQVTLFEAGNKIGGQFHMAARIPGKEEFIETLRYFRTMIERHQVDLRLNTPADADLLEAGGFAHIIIASGVAPRQLSLPGIDHSKVIYYNELLLKEKNAGQRVAIIGAGGIGYDVAEFLVHSGPSPQPIPSWQSQWGVDPQFEARGGLVEREAPESTREVIMLQRKDERFGKTLGKTSGWVHRATIKQHGVKTLGGVSYERIDDQGLHITTSKGAECLDVDSIIICAGQVSRNTLYETLQSRKDELSEYQLHLIGGAEHAGELDAKRAIRQGTELGLSLA from the coding sequence ATCATGTCCGCTTATCCACATCTTTTAAAACCGCTTGATCTCGGCTTTACGACCTTAAAAAATCGTGTCTTGATGGGATCAATGCATACTGGTTTGGAAGATCGCTTTTGGAATTATCCAAAACTCGCCGCGTATTTTGCTGAGCGCGCGCGCGGCGGTGTTGGCTTAATCGTGACTGGTGGGATTTGCCCGAACCGTCGCGGTTGGTTAGCGCCATTTGCTGGCACCATGAACACCCCTTTGGATGTGTTTAATCACCGTAAAGTCACCCGCGCAGTGCACGATGAAGATGGCAAAATATGCATGCAAATCTTACACGCCGGACGCTACGGCTACCACCCTTTTACCGTCGCCCCTTCAGCAATCAAATCACCGATTAGCCCATTTAAACCCAAAGCGCTGAGCGAGCAAGGCATCGAAAAACAGATCCGCGCGTTTGTGCGCGCTGCAAAACTGGCGAAAAAAGCCGGCTATGATGGCGTTGAAGTCATGGGTTCTGAAGGCTATTTGATCAACCAGTTTCTCTGCACACGCACCAATAAACGCAGCGATCGCTGGGGCGGCAGTTTCGAAAACCGCATGCGTTTACCAGTCGAGATCGTTAAGCGCGTACGTGCAGCGGTTGGTGATTCATTCATCATTATTTACCGCCTATCGATGCTCGATTTAGTCGAAGAAGGCCATCAATGGCAGGAAGTGGTACAACTTGGCAAAGCGATTGAGCAAGCTGGTGCAACCTTAATCAATACCGGCATCGGCTGGCATGAAGCACGTGTACCAACCATTGTCACCTCTGTGCCACGCGGTGCCTTCAGTGAAGTGACGGCTAAGTTCCGCGAACACGTCTCTATCCCGGTGATTACTACCAACCGGATTAATATGCCGCAGGTCGCTGAGGATATTCTTGCCAGCGGTGCAGCGGATATGGTGTCGATGGCGCGTCCTTTCCTCGCTGACCCGTATTTTGTGCAAAAAGCAGCTAATAACGACGCCGAGGCGATCAATACCTGCATCGCTTGTAACCAGGCGTGCTTAGACCATGTCTTTAATAATCAGCGCGCCAGCTGTTTGGTTAATCCGCGTGCAGCCTATGAATCTGAGCTGCCGATGAAACAGAGCCAAGCGCCTAAACGCATTGCGGTGGTCGGCGCTGGGGTGGCTGGTTTATCGGCAGCCGTGACCTTAGCTGAGCGCGGTCATCAAGTCACCTTATTTGAAGCGGGCAATAAGATCGGCGGACAGTTCCACATGGCTGCGCGTATTCCTGGCAAAGAAGAATTCATCGAAACCCTGCGCTATTTCCGCACCATGATTGAACGACACCAAGTGGATTTACGCTTAAATACACCTGCCGATGCGGATTTACTCGAGGCTGGTGGTTTTGCGCATATTATTATTGCCAGTGGTGTCGCGCCACGTCAGCTCTCTCTGCCAGGCATTGACCACTCTAAAGTGATTTATTACAACGAATTACTGCTCAAGGAAAAAAACGCCGGACAACGCGTCGCAATCATTGGCGCTGGAGGGATTGGTTATGATGTTGCAGAATTCTTGGTCCACAGCGGTCCATCACCGCAACCCATTCCCTCTTGGCAAAGCCAATGGGGGGTGGACCCACAATTTGAAGCACGCGGTGGTCTGGTTGAGCGTGAAGCGCCTGAAAGTACACGTGAAGTGATTATGCTCCAGCGAAAAGACGAACGATTTGGGAAAACGCTCGGTAAAACCAGCGGCTGGGTGCATCGCGCAACCATCAAACAACACGGGGTTAAAACCTTAGGTGGTGTGAGCTACGAGCGGATTGATGATCAAGGCTTACACATCACTACCAGCAAAGGTGCAGAGTGTCTGGATGTTGATAGCATCATCATTTGCGCTGGACAAGTCTCGCGCAACACACTCTATGAAACGCTTCAATCTCGCAAAGATGAGCTCAGCGAATATCAGCTACACCTGATTGGTGGCGCTGAACACGCTGGTGAGCTCGATGCCAAACGCGCCATTCGCCAAGGCACAGAGCTCGGTTTGTCACTTGCTTGA
- the folE2 gene encoding GTP cyclohydrolase FolE2, translating to MTQHHSIPDVQGSPDARHIAINRVGVREIRVPLAVRSAQGEQHTIASAELTVALPHEQKGTHMSRFIHLLNHRQALSSEDLASLHIDMLELLDAEEATIELRFPFFVRKTAPVSKVESLLEYEVCWVVDGSREASETSIEVTVPVTSLCPCSKEISKYGAHNQRSHVIITALLDPDQPISEEELIVIGEESGSCPLWSTLKRPDEKYVTERAYENPKFVEDIVRDAAAMLNQDARVKAYRVSSENFESIHNHSAYAVIEHDKRDA from the coding sequence ATGACACAACATCATTCAATACCTGATGTACAAGGTAGCCCCGACGCACGCCATATTGCGATTAATCGTGTGGGTGTGCGTGAAATTCGTGTACCACTTGCGGTACGCAGCGCTCAAGGCGAACAGCATACCATAGCGTCAGCTGAGCTGACGGTTGCTTTACCACACGAGCAAAAAGGCACGCATATGTCGCGCTTTATTCATCTGCTCAATCACCGTCAGGCGTTGTCGTCAGAAGATCTGGCCTCACTACATATCGATATGCTCGAATTGCTCGATGCCGAAGAGGCGACCATTGAATTGCGTTTTCCGTTTTTTGTGCGTAAAACGGCACCGGTGAGCAAAGTCGAAAGCTTACTTGAATACGAAGTATGTTGGGTGGTCGATGGATCACGAGAGGCTTCAGAAACCAGCATTGAGGTTACGGTTCCGGTAACAAGCCTCTGTCCGTGTTCGAAAGAAATTTCTAAGTATGGTGCGCATAACCAACGCTCGCATGTGATTATCACGGCTTTGCTTGATCCTGATCAGCCAATCAGCGAAGAAGAGCTGATTGTGATTGGTGAAGAGAGTGGCTCGTGCCCACTATGGTCAACGCTCAAGCGTCCGGATGAAAAATACGTTACTGAACGTGCGTATGAGAATCCCAAATTTGTTGAAGATATTGTGCGTGACGCGGCCGCGATGCTCAATCAAGACGCGCGTGTTAAAGCGTATCGCGTTTCATCAGAGAACTTCGAGTCGATCCATAATCATTCAGCCTACGCTGTCATTGAACACGACAAACGCGACGCATGA
- a CDS encoding tetratricopeptide repeat protein yields the protein MMKKTLLIASGAMLLAACTTGGSDAGKVDMTTPEAQQSAMEQAQQAFQSGDKAAAIATWEAAANAGNAAAQHNLSVVYRTGDGVGANPDKAMGWLAKSAEQGYVPAVYDMGSFYLQQGDPAQAAPLMQAAAEQGYAPAQFNLGVMSVRGDGVQKNEAAGIQLIEAAAAQGFEPAVKALQGQ from the coding sequence ATGATGAAGAAAACCTTATTGATCGCATCTGGCGCTATGTTGCTTGCGGCATGTACCACCGGTGGTAGCGATGCTGGCAAAGTAGACATGACCACACCAGAAGCGCAGCAATCGGCTATGGAACAAGCACAACAAGCCTTCCAAAGTGGTGACAAAGCTGCGGCTATTGCGACATGGGAAGCTGCGGCTAATGCAGGGAATGCTGCTGCGCAACATAATTTGTCAGTGGTGTATCGTACCGGTGATGGGGTTGGAGCGAATCCTGATAAAGCAATGGGTTGGTTAGCGAAATCTGCTGAGCAAGGCTATGTGCCGGCTGTCTATGATATGGGTAGCTTCTACTTACAACAAGGTGATCCAGCACAAGCAGCGCCATTGATGCAAGCAGCTGCCGAACAAGGCTATGCACCAGCGCAATTTAATTTGGGTGTGATGTCTGTTCGTGGCGACGGCGTGCAGAAAAATGAAGCAGCGGGTATTCAGCTGATCGAAGCAGCAGCAGCCCAAGGTTTTGAACCGGCAGTTAAAGCGCTGCAAGGTCAATAA
- the trmB gene encoding tRNA (guanosine(46)-N7)-methyltransferase TrmB: protein MTIRSFVLRQGRMTAGQERAFSDYWPSWGIDITAETNLNSRAIFGDDRELVLEIGFGNGESFLDMAEAAPEKGFIGIEVHRPGVGHALLGIAERGLTNVRLICHDAAVVVRDHMADDTLSRVQIYFPDPWPKARHHKRRIIQKPFTDLLYRKLRTGGELHCATDWENYAEWMQEVFANESKWVNLGGSDGFAPRPEWRPLTKFEQRGLNKGHGVWDLRYQANKMES from the coding sequence ATGACCATTCGTAGTTTTGTCTTACGCCAAGGTCGGATGACGGCAGGCCAGGAGCGTGCGTTTAGCGATTATTGGCCAAGTTGGGGCATTGATATCACCGCTGAGACAAACCTCAATAGCCGGGCTATTTTTGGGGATGATCGCGAATTGGTGTTGGAAATTGGTTTTGGCAATGGTGAATCTTTTCTAGATATGGCCGAAGCAGCGCCTGAAAAAGGGTTTATCGGGATTGAAGTGCATCGTCCTGGTGTGGGGCATGCGCTACTCGGCATTGCTGAACGAGGCCTCACCAATGTTCGCTTGATTTGTCATGACGCTGCAGTGGTGGTGCGTGATCATATGGCTGATGACACACTCTCGCGTGTGCAGATTTATTTTCCAGATCCGTGGCCAAAGGCGCGGCACCACAAACGCCGGATTATTCAAAAACCCTTCACCGATTTACTGTATCGTAAGTTACGCACAGGCGGCGAGTTGCACTGCGCAACCGACTGGGAGAATTATGCCGAGTGGATGCAAGAGGTGTTTGCGAATGAGTCAAAATGGGTTAACCTAGGCGGATCAGATGGATTTGCGCCAAGACCCGAATGGCGACCGCTGACCAAGTTTGAACAACGTGGGCTGAATAAGGGCCACGGGGTTTGGGATTTACGTTATCAAGCCAATAAAATGGAGTCATAA